A window of Oryza glaberrima chromosome 2, OglaRS2, whole genome shotgun sequence genomic DNA:
GGACAACCCCTCTTAATTTTTCCAAGCGCGAGGCTAAATGCAATGTTGGTCCACTTCCAACTGATTGTCCATACAAGATTAGATCCTCTGGTTCAATCCCGTACACCTTCGTTAAACAGTCATAAACAGCCTCTATGTCACAGTATGTGTTGTATTCTGATGGCTTTTGAAGCAGAAAACATGATAAGAAAAGGAACAAAATTAGGTATGTCTTCCACAAGGCGAACAATTACCTAGCTTAATTACTTATTGTAAGTTCGTAGAAAGGAAAACATTTACTATCGTTCGTTCTGATCATCAGAAAGAATTCGTTAATCAACAAAACCATGTGCCACATATGGGAACAACTGAACAAGCACACATGCCACTTTATGAGCTAGTACTACTTAACCAAGTTCTTCAAGTAGGGATCGATAATCAATCACCTAGAAGTTGGGGTTGATGGTCCCTTGGTATAACAACTTTGACAAAAGGATGACTAACAGAACAAAGTTGCCATCATGGTCGAGAATAGCAGAAAGCATGTGTGACTTTTTCCGATATTCGTAATGAAAGTAAAATTGAAAAAGGCTAAACAGCCATTTGCCAAAGTCCTATTCCAGATGAGGCCAAGAAAGACAGAATGGCTAATAATAATTGCTTTGAGAAAAGCTGCCCATATACCTATAGAAGAACAGGATGTTGATTATGAAAAAAGCAAGGGAAACAATCCAATCCAAAGATTGTCGCTTGAGTCATTGATGAAAATATGGCATAAACATACAGGAGACATCATGATCACAAAAAAGTTTAGGTGACAATCTATTCAAAGAAGACAAGTTTACTGCAAATTAACCTAAGAATCAAGTTTGAGCTCTTAAAATCACTGAGGAATTCAGAATCTTACTTTGCCTGTAGAGGCCCCATATCCTGAATAATCATAGCTGCAGAACGAAACCAAGTAAAAAGTTCAGTCACATGTAACAAACAATATTGGTCATGTCCATCAAAGGAAAATTGTCATGATATTAATTTGACACAATTGTCcatgttttatatatttattgatgGAAATAAATTTCAAATCCCATGAGGATCAAATAGCAACTTTTCCAGTAGTAGAAATTCTTTCGTTCTTAAAGTTAAAAGGCAGGCATCAACTGGATCCCCAAAAGGTGAAATAGATACCATTTGAATGTGAAGTTCGACAGGACTCCATCCGAAATAATTTATAGCAGAATTATTCATGATACATTTTTACTCTATCCACACAGCAAGACTATATGCAAATTATCAATCCACGATCCAAATGCCACAAACAGTTATAACAGTATTATAAGAATAAGATGCCAAGCACTATTCTCTTACAAAAATGATGCTCTGTAATCCTTGTATATTTTAAGAGAACTGCAACAAGCAATGccgtaaattttttttaccccaGTTCCCCAATCTAGAGACATGGTACAATTCTAACAAATGACTAGAATCGCTGAAACTGAATTCGAAAGCAATAGCAGCAGATCACACACAGCAGCATGCATCTGCATTGGAGCAGAATCTGACAGTATAAAGTACAATGAATCATCCAAAAAAAAGTACAGTCTTAACCTCGTCGGATGGCAACCTGGCAAGAACTAAAATCTAAAACGGAGGGAAGAAACGATCTGTTTTTCAACTCTTCCATAATTGTGGTCAGGCCATCAGGATATCCAAGAAACTAAATCTAAACATAAAAGCAGAAGTCAAAGCATTTATTCAGGAAAGGAGTGGTCGTCATTTAATCAAACGAGCAGTTCGTTCCTAACATTGAAGGTAAGCTTAATCAGGTGCGAATTCAACCCCTCAAAGAAGGTTTAACAAGAACAATggaaagaaaaaagcaaaatctTTTGCATTGCAGGTCAATTAACAATTCTGAACGCCATGACATTACTGTTCAACACAGTTGGCTCACCAACTAAAAAAAGATCGAATCAAATCCTCTTTCAAATTAaagcgaggaaaaaaaaaacataacgaAGTGCCCGCCAAATCGGAGCTTGCAAAATGGAGTATTTACAAAATTGATCCTAAATCATAAGACTAATTGAAAGTTTGATACTGATTAGGCATGAAGAGTAGAGCCATAGAGCGCAGCATATCTAGCAGGCAAGAACACAACAAATGCAAAGGCATATAAtgaaatgcaaatgcaaatgcaggTTCAGAAGTTGGAAGTGGAAGCAAGAAAAGAACAAGGCGAGcaatggaggagaggagaggagagagggtgaCCTCATGATGTTGACGCGGAGGTGGGCGCGGAGCTCGAGGAAGAGGCCGAGCATCTGGCCGAGGTCGGCGGCGTTGCCGTGGGAGTAGAGCAGCGTGAGGCGCGCGGAGGGGTGGCGCcagaaggcggcgacgacgcgcgtCCCTCCCTTGGTCGGCAGCGCGTGCACCTCCACGCCGGCGTCCGCCGACACCCCCGTCATCCTCaccacccctcctccgccgccgccctcctccgccaccagctCGTACGTGGGTGGCTCCGGCGGGAAGAAGgccagcctcgccgccaccgacgacgtCACGTTCCCCATTagctccccctccccgcccgcctATCTCGCTCCGCAACGTGaggccgccttctcctcctcctcctccttttcttgatttcttccctcGTCAAGAAAAAGAGGTGAGGTGGTGGTGTGTGTTGCTTTTCTCGGGCTCCTTACCTAAGCTTgcttttcctcctctctctcgcgcgcgcgcaaTGACTCTGGTGGATTCGGGTAGCAGTTGCAGTCGGGGGGTTGGTTTCTTTGGTTGGTTGCGCGGCGGGGGCGTAGCGTAGGCGTACGTACGCTTGTCGATcgatcggcgacgacgacgacaggtTGACGACCACCACGTCGCGTGTGTGCGCGCTTCCGTCTTCGTTTAGTACTACTCCCACacgtttttataaaaaaacaagtctAATACTAAATATATCTTAATaagttgtgtttagttcctgaaaaaaattggaagttcggggaaagttgggagtttaaaaaaaaaagtgagaagtttactcccttcgtccaaaaaaaagacaaaccctgggtttccatgtccaatgtttgactgtccgtcttatttaaaaaaattataaaaaaaaattaaaaagacaagtcacgcataaaatattaatcatgttttatcatctaataacaatgaaaatactaattataaaaaaaatttcatataagacgcttttgggacggagggagtatgtgtgtataaaagttcttgatgtgatatgatgtgatggaaagttgaaagtttgggacagttggggtgaactaaacacggttgGGACTACCTATACATTATGTGACAGATTTTTTAGCCTCCTATCATATAGATTTCTTACCCTTTAGATCAACATCTAACTGctataaaaaatatgaatattttgttttttttttccgaaaggAGTTCATGCGTACGTCGGTGTACTCCACTTACAGTTTTCTCATGGGTGTGGATACTATACGAATAAATGCGCGTCAAAAATGCAGGTGAGAACGTGAGATCCTGCGAGCGagggcatgtttagttgctgaaataaaaattttaaggtGTCACGTCAAACGTTCGACCGGATGTTAAaaagggttttcggacacgaatgaaaaaactaatttcataacttacCTGGAAACGGCGAGAAAAATTTTTgtagcctaattaatccatcattagcacatatgggttactgtaatacttatgactaattatggactaattaggctcaaaagatccgtctcgcgatttacatgcaaactgtgcaattaatttttctttttatctatatttaatactccatacatatgttcaaagattcgatgtgatatttttggaaaAGTTTTTTGTAACTGAACTGGCCCTTAGCAATGTTTTAGTAGCCACGCACGAAAAATTGTGAGACGTCTCGGATACTCACCCAAGGAGGCAACAGGACGGAGTATTATTAcaccatccgttccaaaataaatttatttataaatttatgtgtccaacgtttgatcacctgtcatatttaaatattttttataatttggtatttttattgttattatgtgataaaatatatataatcctttatgcgtgacttaattttttattttttttaaatgagataGACGGTTAAACGTTAGACATAAAACCTACAAATAAACTAATTTTTGGACGAAGGGTGTACTATtatagatttaaaaatttattttttaaaaaatgagttttatatagattattttaaaagaaaatatattgtttaataGTTTACATAACGTGCTCCCGGTAAACAAGTGGGTAGTAAAATCGAAACTCACTTTCAAACTCAGTGTTAGATTTACATTTAGCACTGGCATTAAACACCAAAAGTAGCTAAATTGGTTGGTTAGTGTTGTTTTTTATGTGAA
This region includes:
- the LOC127764530 gene encoding uncharacterized protein LOC127764530, whose amino-acid sequence is MGNVTSSVAARLAFFPPEPPTYELVAEEGGGGGGVVRMTGVSADAGVEVHALPTKGGTRVVAAFWRHPSARLTLLYSHGNAADLGQMLGLFLELRAHLRVNIMSYDYSGYGASTGKPSEYNTYCDIEAVYDCLTKVYGIEPEDLILYGQSVGSGPTLHLASRLEKLRGVVLHSAILSGIRVLYPVKVTLWFDIFKNIDKIKQVDCPVLVIHGTADDIVDFSHGKRLWELAKEKYEPLWVKGGGHCNLETYPEYIRHLRKFINAMEKLSKDKTAKAPQLAPSSSNNNMTEVKHNKCLRFGKR